In Augochlora pura isolate Apur16 chromosome 3, APUR_v2.2.1, whole genome shotgun sequence, the sequence TTTGATTGGCGCGCCATGTGAGGTACGCGTTgtcaaattctatttataaagagcttcaactttcaaataaatgaaagctgttgcgaaattttgaaaatatcaaatttgatATGACACCGTTTCCCGTTGTAGTTGTATGATGCTCCATATTATAGTTGTCCGATTTGATGCTCTCTTACTCGCTgttttatctctttttctttgactgtGAGGGCAGCATTGTCTCACCTGTAAATTGCCAACAAatgagaagaaagaaaatttctatgttaACCCTCGTTAACGGATCGAACTGTGGTCTGAAAGTGTGTAGAAGTAGGACCATTACTGTACACTTTGTGCTTTAAGAGACTTACACTACCATCTATGGGAGCATTGTTAAACTACTTTCTCATTAGTGAAAACCTTGTCTATTAGATGGAACAATCATCCATGTTTGAATGCGAAAGTTATTCCAAGCTGACGGTGTTTATAAtggtttataatttttgtgtgTAAGGCAGTAATAAAGGTATACAATCACATCTTGTCcgcatatttataaaaatctaagaTCGGCAGTTGTTGATATTCcttattgatttaaatttgaGACGGACTCAAAATCAAGCTTGTCGTTTGTGAAATGTGTTAGTTACCTCATTTTTCGTGCCATATTAATACACGCATAAACAACAAAGCGTATAGTTGTGACTACGCATATTTCTTATCAGCATAATAATAACTGAGATTTAACCTTAAACTCCTCATCGggtattgttttattgtctcccaattacaaatacaaattcatattcatttcttatttctttttctagcATCATGGACGAAGACGGGCGTACTTTATGGTGTGGGAATTTGAGCGAGAAAGTAACAGAGgaaattttgtatgaattatTCTTGCAGGTTTGTGTACTCTAATAAAGTCATATCAAAaacttcgataaatatttgatgaaagagaaaaattatttttctaacctcatacgttttcgaaaatattgatgCGCATTTAATCTTTAATGCGACCTTAACATCATACCACTACAAGACAGTTTCTTGACGTTGAATTATGAGTAATATGTTAACaatatcgttttatattttctgtaatgttATAGGGTGGTCCAGTGCAAAAAGTTTACATTCCTAAACATCGCGATGGAAAGCCGAGAACATTTGGATTTATAacttataaacatataaattctGTAACATATGCTATGGACCTTTTCTATGGCACAAAGCTGTTCAATCGTCCTATCTGCATGAGCATGAAAACCAACGTGGACTCACCACAAAAAACAAGCACACAGGATCAATAtcttaattgcaataatatactTCAGGCTGGTCAACAAATGTTGCTAGGAAATGGGTTTCCTCGTATACAACTTGAAATGTTTGGAGCAAATATGCTGCCAAATATGAGTCCCCATTCTAAGAAAATAGATACTCATAGAGATAATTATGCTTATCATGACAATAGAAGTAGATCCTCAAAAGTACATCCTTATCAAAGAGAGCAAAGTAAAAGTCATCAACATAAGGATTATAGATCTAGAAATACTCGTAACAATCACAGATCAAATGATTATAGTAGAAGAGAATATAGTAGTAGTGGAAGCAACTATCGTTAATgtcttgaaatatatatacagccatatatatatatatatatatagccagaggaatatataatattcttttttatcattataaacatttcattttaagcTATCTGAAAAGTCATGCTTAAAGCGTTCAATGATCATTAATTGTGCATTATTTTCCTTTGTATTATTTAGGATAATAGTAcgtctattttttattacaaaatatattttatataatcaaaattatctaaatttaagtaaacattcggtaacataataattatttctgtctATTAAAGTATTCACTATATTTATGGTCGTAAACATTTggattgtaacattttttgtAACTTGTATTATGTTCcatatttcgtttaaatgtACGTGCAGCTTTTTCAGTTAGCATTAAAACTGCAGCATTAATATTACCGCTCGGCAATGATGGTAGTACAGATGCATCGATCacatataaatttgttacacCATAAACTCTATAAAGGAtaaaatttgtgaaatttataccataaataata encodes:
- the LOC144478905 gene encoding uncharacterized protein LOC144478905, yielding MDEDGRTLWCGNLSEKVTEEILYELFLQGGPVQKVYIPKHRDGKPRTFGFITYKHINSVTYAMDLFYGTKLFNRPICMSMKTNVDSPQKTSTQDQYLNCNNILQAGQQMLLGNGFPRIQLEMFGANMLPNMSPHSKKIDTHRDNYAYHDNRSRSSKVHPYQREQSKSHQHKDYRSRNTRNNHRSNDYSRREYSSSGSNYR